The following proteins come from a genomic window of Maniola hyperantus chromosome 8, iAphHyp1.2, whole genome shotgun sequence:
- the LOC117984205 gene encoding acylglycerol kinase, mitochondrial-like isoform X1, translated as MERFSKLGITLRNNWKKSVFGAVVLLYGAATAKEKYEINILMRAACKEAVKYGDTLIPMERNPTLVTVILNPVANKRKAKKDFEKYCEPLLHLAGLQVDVIQTTSEGHAKEIVETLRGTEAIIVAGGDGTLSETVTGLLRRNDEANRFPLGILPLGRTNSLGNSLFQGGEGVNRVKQLIQACMAIIENNTTWKNVMKIEPLPKENEIPNKPIYALSSIEWGAFRDTIAKKDKYWIYGPLREYVSYIFNGYKDSLSWNCSGTLKYTPPCAGCSNCLQKKQEIKRKWAFFMPATQAAQQIDLTNIVNPECAMTNELCFKTCDFKLKPKVNDGLPMLSVGLGKNKYSYIEFVSDGWRRIKGGDTTPEAVKARTVELQPLETNPDLVLAIDHEEFDVKPVKITLLPNMVKFFCKSEVKDV; from the exons ATGGAGAGATTTAGCAAACTCGGCATAACTTTACGTAATAATTGGAAGAAATCCGTCTTTGGAGCTGTTGTCCTGTTATACGGAGCTGCTACAGCCAAAGAAAAATACGA AATAAACATCCTGATGCGTGCAGCATGTAAGGAAGCAGTCAAATATGGTGACACACTTATACCAATGGAGAGAAACCCCACCCTGGTCACTGTTATACTTAACCCTGTGGCAAATAAACGGAAAGCGAagaaggattttgagaaatactGTGAACCATTGCTGCATCTTGCTGGATTGCAG GTGGATGTTATCCAGACAACATCAGAAGGGCATGCTAAGGAGATAGTGGAGACGCTGCGCGGTACTGAGGCTATTATTGTCGCAGGCGGTGATGGTACATTATCCGAAACTGTTACAG GCTTACTCCGACGTAACGATGAAGCTAACAGATTCCCACTGGGCATACTTCCACTCGGTCGAACCAACAGTCTCGGGAACAGTCTTTTCCAAGGTGGTGAAGGCGTAAACAGAGTCAAGCAACTAATACAAGCATGCATGGCTATTATAGAGAATAATACAACTTGGAAAAACGTTATGAAAATCGAGCCTTTGCCAAAAGAAAACGAAATTCCAAATAAGCCGATTTATGCCCTATCATCTATAGAATGGGGAGCATTCCGTGACACTATAGCCAAAAAAGACAAATACTGGATCTATGGACCATTGCGTGAATATGTATCCTACATTTTTAACGGTTACAAAGATTCTTTATCTTGGAACTGTAGTGGTACTTTAAAGTATACCCCGCCTTGTGCTGGATGCAGTAATTGTTTACAAAAGAAACAGGAAATTAAAAGGAAATGGGCATTCTTCATGCCTGCAACACAAGCGGCTCAACAGATTGATCTGACGAATATTGTTAACCCCGAATGTGCGATGACTAACGAACTATGCTTCAAAACGTGTGATTTTAAACTAAAACCGAAAGTCAATGATGGTTTACCAATGTTAAGTGTTGGTTTGGGGAAAAATAAGTACAGTTATATAGAATTTGTCTCAGATGGATGGAGACGAATTAAGGGCGGTGATACAACACCAGAAGCTGTTAAAGCAAGGACGGTGGAACTGCAGCCGTTGGAAACCAACCCTGACTTGGTATTAGCGATTGACCATGAAGAATTTGATGTGAAACCCGTGAAAATAACTCTGTTACCGAATATGGTTAAGTTTTTCTGTAAGTCTGAAGTAAAAGATGTATAA
- the LOC117984205 gene encoding acylglycerol kinase, mitochondrial-like isoform X2: MRAACKEAVKYGDTLIPMERNPTLVTVILNPVANKRKAKKDFEKYCEPLLHLAGLQVDVIQTTSEGHAKEIVETLRGTEAIIVAGGDGTLSETVTGLLRRNDEANRFPLGILPLGRTNSLGNSLFQGGEGVNRVKQLIQACMAIIENNTTWKNVMKIEPLPKENEIPNKPIYALSSIEWGAFRDTIAKKDKYWIYGPLREYVSYIFNGYKDSLSWNCSGTLKYTPPCAGCSNCLQKKQEIKRKWAFFMPATQAAQQIDLTNIVNPECAMTNELCFKTCDFKLKPKVNDGLPMLSVGLGKNKYSYIEFVSDGWRRIKGGDTTPEAVKARTVELQPLETNPDLVLAIDHEEFDVKPVKITLLPNMVKFFCKSEVKDV; encoded by the exons ATGCGTGCAGCATGTAAGGAAGCAGTCAAATATGGTGACACACTTATACCAATGGAGAGAAACCCCACCCTGGTCACTGTTATACTTAACCCTGTGGCAAATAAACGGAAAGCGAagaaggattttgagaaatactGTGAACCATTGCTGCATCTTGCTGGATTGCAG GTGGATGTTATCCAGACAACATCAGAAGGGCATGCTAAGGAGATAGTGGAGACGCTGCGCGGTACTGAGGCTATTATTGTCGCAGGCGGTGATGGTACATTATCCGAAACTGTTACAG GCTTACTCCGACGTAACGATGAAGCTAACAGATTCCCACTGGGCATACTTCCACTCGGTCGAACCAACAGTCTCGGGAACAGTCTTTTCCAAGGTGGTGAAGGCGTAAACAGAGTCAAGCAACTAATACAAGCATGCATGGCTATTATAGAGAATAATACAACTTGGAAAAACGTTATGAAAATCGAGCCTTTGCCAAAAGAAAACGAAATTCCAAATAAGCCGATTTATGCCCTATCATCTATAGAATGGGGAGCATTCCGTGACACTATAGCCAAAAAAGACAAATACTGGATCTATGGACCATTGCGTGAATATGTATCCTACATTTTTAACGGTTACAAAGATTCTTTATCTTGGAACTGTAGTGGTACTTTAAAGTATACCCCGCCTTGTGCTGGATGCAGTAATTGTTTACAAAAGAAACAGGAAATTAAAAGGAAATGGGCATTCTTCATGCCTGCAACACAAGCGGCTCAACAGATTGATCTGACGAATATTGTTAACCCCGAATGTGCGATGACTAACGAACTATGCTTCAAAACGTGTGATTTTAAACTAAAACCGAAAGTCAATGATGGTTTACCAATGTTAAGTGTTGGTTTGGGGAAAAATAAGTACAGTTATATAGAATTTGTCTCAGATGGATGGAGACGAATTAAGGGCGGTGATACAACACCAGAAGCTGTTAAAGCAAGGACGGTGGAACTGCAGCCGTTGGAAACCAACCCTGACTTGGTATTAGCGATTGACCATGAAGAATTTGATGTGAAACCCGTGAAAATAACTCTGTTACCGAATATGGTTAAGTTTTTCTGTAAGTCTGAAGTAAAAGATGTATAA